One Alligator mississippiensis isolate rAllMis1 chromosome 1, rAllMis1, whole genome shotgun sequence genomic window carries:
- the RWDD2A gene encoding RWD domain-containing protein 2A: MAVSIKECLELQLLEMEMLFSMFPNKGEINLRDQNALTCIQLYLKKTKEELPPQIDYSVSVNIDEPKVKVDLQVILPHTYPYSAPQLFARSNALDRKQQLQLNKHLTSHVSSLNTGELCICTALQWIQDNTTPYFQKRKVSSEAAPKEKALRRTFHRMWIYSLHIYRQELRKKIFDCAKQLNLTGFCLTGKPGIICVEGIKENCEEFWHVIRYPNWKHISCKHVENIETQGNGDNLRLFTTFEDLQFQAHGDYGLRNDYHMDLGQFLEFLK, from the exons ATGGCTGTCTCCATAAAAGAATGCCTTGAGCTTCAGCTGTTGGAGATGGAAATGCTTTTTTCAATGTTTCCTAATAAAGGAGAAATAAACCTTCGGGACCAAAATGCTCTTACCTGCATACAGCTCTATTTGAAGAAGACAAAGGAAGAGCTACCACCTCAAATTGACTATTCGGTTTCTGTTAACATAGACGAGCCAAAG GTAAAAGTAGATTTGCAGGTAATCTTGCCTCACACGTACCCTTATTCTGCACCACAGCTGTTTGCAAGATCAAATGCACTAGACAGAAAGCAACAACTGCAGCTTAACAAGCATCTCACTTCTCATGTCAGTTCTTTGAATACAGGAGAATTGTGCATATGTACAGCTCTGCAGTGGATTCAAGACAATACCACACCTTACTTCCAAAAAAGAAAGGTCTCTTCTGAAGCAGCTCCAAAAGAAAAGGCACTTAGAAGAACATTTCATAGAATGTGGATCTATAGCCTTCATATATATAGGCAGGAACTGAGAAAGAAGATTTTTGATTGTGCAAAGCAGTTAAATCTGACTGGTTTTTGCCTGACAGGAAAACCTGGTATCATCTGTGTGGAGGGGATAAAAGAAAACTGTGAGGAGTTCTGGCATGTTATTAGATATCCCAACTGGAAACACATTTCATGCAAGCATGTCGAGAACATAGAAACTCAGGGTAATGGGGATAACCTTAGACTCTTCACTACTTTTGAAGATTTACAGTTTCAAGCACATGGTGATTATGGACTGAGGAATGACTATCACATGGATCTTGGCCAATTCCTAGAATTCCTGAAATGA